AGTGCAGCCCTTTTTCAACAAGCCCTGAATGACTACACGCATTTAGCACTATGACGAACGTAATCCTATCTAGTTTTACTTTTGATTTCACCATGTCGGAAAACATATCTACAGCCGCTTCTCCATGACCATGTTGTGCCAAAGCAGATATCATTGTGTTCCATAGTATCGTGTTATGTTTATCACCCGTGAGTTTAAAAACTAGCTGCCCCAGTTTAAGATTTCCACACTTAGAATACATATCGATAAGAGAGCTAACTACTATAGTGTTTGGTGTAAAACGTGTTCTAATTAAATATCCATGGATTTGTTTACCGCTTTTAATAGAAGCGATACTAGCACAAGCGCATAACCCACTACTGAAAGTGAACTGGTCCGGTTTAACTCTACAAGCCATCATCTTCGTAAACAACTCGAGAGCTTCATAACCAAAACCGTGTCTTGTATACCCAGAAATTAAAGCATTCCACGACACTTGATTTTTTACGGGCATTTTATTAAACAACTCCTTAGCCAATTCCATGTCACCCCACTTTGCGTACCCAGAAACCATAGTAGTCCAAGCAAGTACATCTTGTTTCGGCATTTCATCAAACAACTTCCTAGCGTCATTCATCTCACCACATTTCGCGTAACAATCAATAACCGAACTACAAAGGACAACACTGGAAAGAAAACCAACACCAAACGCCTGACAGTGAACTTGTTTTGTTAGTTTCAGATCTTTCATATTCACACACACAGTCAAAACACCTGCGAAACTAAACTCGTTCAAACCAATATCCAACATTCGCAACACTTTGTAAAACTTCAATGCTTCTTCATTATTCCCATCGTGTGCATATCCGATAATCATAGTGTTCCATGTCACAACATCCTTTTCCTGCATTTGATCAAACAACTTCCGGGCCGGAATCATCATTCTCAACTTAGCATACCCAGAAATAATACCGTTCCAAGAAAACACGTTTCTCAcggacattttatcaaacaccttgcGTGCAGCAACACAGTTGCCACATTCCACATACATATAAATCAAATGATTTGATAAAAACGTACCGGGTCGTTTTCGACCAGTAACATTCATATGTAAATGAACCCATTTGCCTtctttaattaatttgtaactggCACACTTTTGTAATAAAAAGGCTAATGATTTAGTGTTCAAACGTAGGCCTTTGGCTGCTAGGTTTTCGAGAGATTTAACTGCTTGTGTAATGTGTCCTTCAGAGCATGAATTGAGTATCGATCGGATCACACAAAGACGTTGAATTTGGTTATTAAAGTTAGTGGGCATTGCAAAACAAAGAACACCATGTTAGTGAAATAGTGAGTTGTTGATTTTGGTTTAACTTCATTTGGGTCAAAGTTGTCCCGATTCGACCATGTCACTTTTATTTGGGAAAATATAAATTTACACTTATTATTACTGTACTATTTTGTAATAATGTTATAAAAATACTTGTCAAATAAAATTTGTAATTTTTCTCataattattacggagtattatattaatcttaaataatttaatattaatattaatgtttatttATATATGATTCGGAAGGCAGAACAATTTCTTAGGTCTGATGGTTGTTCATTATTTCCAATCCTCAACGTTAATCTTGacacatcaatatatattatttgctttatttttatagaataataaatgTTGGATGCATAGTCAATAAGTACATGGAAAacctttctttatttttctttttaatggaaaaccattttttttttttctttttttgaaagaCCAATCAataaacttttattaaaataaagaGATTACAACCCTCTCCGTCAGGTGAAAACGTGGGCCAAGTTGTTGAACACATTCTGTACAAGTGGAAAGCTTGAGCTAGAACTGCTGTACAAGGTTCAAGTCCAATGTTATGAAGATACGAAACTGATGAAGTTATTCCCTGAAATTGTAAGATCACTTTATGACCAAGATGTTCTTGCTGAAGACACTATCCATCATTGGTTCCGTAAAGGAGTCAACCCTAAGGGAAGGCAAAGCTTTGTGAAGGCGTTGGAGCCGTTTGTGAAGTGGCTGGAGGAAGCAGAAGAGGAGGAATAGACATGTTTGTTATGCTTGTCTATCTTTTCTCTTCTATCAGAGTGTGTTATGCGTGTACTTTTTACCTTGTTTAACTTTTAAATGCTGTCATTTGTCaaaaagtttatgatgttggattaATTTGAATAATTTGTGTTggttgactaaaaaaaaaaaagattacaaCCGATATGGGCTTAAAGGCCCACTAACCTACTTGAAGACTATACAGATTAGAAGCACACCCTTCATAACAAACATTGTAGATAAGTTCTCTCATAAAAAATAACCAaatcatgaagaaaaaaaaaaagaaggaaaaaaaaaaaaaaaaaaaaacaatatatcAATCTTAATAATGCACCACTACAAGGCTGTATTCGACAATGGATGATGTGGCATTAACGAAATGCGTTTGAAGCGTTGCAATTCCACGTGCTAGTCTAAAAATGCCCGTCCCACCAACAATAGACATCTCACGAACCTGTTCAAGTATTGGGTTCGAACCTAGAAACTGTAGCGTGCTACCATTATACTTCCCTTGTGTAAACACAAAGTTCAAGTTCATAAGAAATCTAGGTTCCTCAAAAGAAGCAGCACCAAAGAACCCTTGGCCTTTACCAATCTTCAGGGACCTTATATCTGGCTCAACGGTCAATGGGTTGTCAAACATGAAGGTTCGCCCGAATTGGGTAGTTGTTGTGGAGCTAATATTTGATTCAGCAACTTGATAAGCGGTTTGGCTTGGTCCAGTAGTCGTGTCATGAAAATAAAAATGTAACTTTGTTACCTTTTCCTTTTTAAATGGGAGCTCTTTGAACCACTTTTCAACCCCTTTTGGCCCTTGAGAAATGCTTTGCACAAATGGCATGACCATCACCATTGCACATAACATCAATACCACACCTTCTTTACACATTTCAAATAATTAGAACTAAAAGAGCAACACtccaattattaattttgcaaacacAATTCTAAACAAACGAAAAGATTGGGACTTGTAATATGAAACCTCAAATATGAAGAATGAGACCTAAATATgcataaatgtgtgtgtgtgtgtgtgtgtgtgtgtgtaattatATGCATAAAAGTAAGTGGAAGTAGTAGTAGTCAAGTCAATATATCTTTTTATCTGGTGGAGTGTACCCATTTTGGCATTCACATTTAGATTTGAAAGTGTTGATTAAGTGGAGAAAACACCATctttgaatattattattttattttattttgattaATGTCTTTTTAAAGGAAGAAAGGGTtacattaatttaatttttaatttggtAATAAAAGTACTACTGGAAGATTTATATGTGTTATTTCCGATCATGTTGTTTTCTTGGTAATGATTAGAGCACAGGGTGCCCCCGTCCTCTCCCTCGCCGTCCAACCCAAATCGACGCCGGCCCGCCTTCGCTCCACACCGACCCGCCGTCGCCACCGTTAAATCTGGACGACGATTTTCAGCTTCGAGCCACAGACGGTGAAATATGACCGTTTtccttttttgttttttttcttttttgatttGAAGCCCCAACGGTCAAAAAACTCAAACACTTCATACCACTTCACCCACTTCTTTCTTTCATTCTCAACTATTTTTCTTTTAAATCCAATTCCTTTCTTAAATCAAACACAAAACCATGAATTCAAACTCCAACAACCCAAAACACCCCAATTATATAATTAGGATTTTAATGTTTGTTTTTTTATTAAATAATTGTTTGCTTGTGTTTAAATTTATGTCTCTAATTTTttagatataaaaaaaaatataaaagaaaaaaaaattggacaCAGAAAAATAGACACTGAAAATGGACACTGTGGACACCCTCACCCAACAGCCAGTCAGTCAATCTCAGTGTCCAAAATGGACACTGAAAATTGACACTGAAGAGGACCACGGGCACCTCGTGCTCTTATAGTTATGAACACTTTATTCGTTTTGAAGAACAACTATATATATTCCAAGCTCTTGTAGTTTTTAACAGGGCCAGTCCTGAGTTTTCTAGAGTCCCGAGCGAGCCGGTAAAAAAAGGCCCCTGTTAATACATGATCGATTCTGAGAATTTAAGTACTaggtggatattttttatttttacgtCTAACGTATGGTTCATTTATGTATAAGGTTTTGATATTACATTTTTTGCAACCGTAGTAATGAATAATGTTATCACTTATTACATTTATAATATTATTGATCTACCGTAGTAGTGAGTGGGTTTTATCACACGCAATGCTCGTACATATTTTTTCtcttatataattaaaatatacatattatttgtggctttaaaaaaaattattaataaatattgaaCAATCACCAACCATAATATGGAGTAAAAGGGATCtgttataatttagtaggcttataactaattttgacctaagcctatacaatccttaaatatgagagagtagtaatggaagagagagatagtatatttcttatatgtaagaaaaatggtgtgtatatgtgtgttcattatccacatatatatagtacaaattttactatccatatttgactaattaccatccatattttactactaaatttacaacactcccccttggatggtaatttttttaaagagcaattaatactgcctcgttaaaaaccttgctaaagaaaacccagtgggataaaactttagctaagggaaaaagagtgcagcatagagttgactccccctcaagtagacaacgcggagtcgtcacatcttttgaacttgcctcatgccaatattgtgaatgtatgttttgaaaaacagcgattgacagtgctttggtataaagatcaacagagttgttgattgaacgtatctcattttaatctggttgtcttttacgagatcttgagtatatgagaagaatctgaggttttcatctgaaactgtatcatctaaatcttttatgtacaagtttggtccacgtgatttgtctacagtctccttcatggtttgttcaaactgttgtttcaattcctattccctttcagtctttttctgagccttaccaacataccattcttttccatcaaacttatgaccgttaagaccgtctatggctttggcgcctcgtcagtatttatattttgttcagtcacttttgatactcttctttcattgtattatgcaagctgcattatcttcatatatagttgttggtgaagatagtttttAGTCTTTTATagtgttctagtccacaagaatcaataatgatttgtgtcattgatctcaaccaaacacattttcgagtagtttcatataatgcaatcacttcgccatgatttgatgatgttgcaacaagtgtttgttttaagaacgccatgattttgtggtacctccatttaggagtacatatcgagtttgagatttatctttatgaggatttgatgaatgacctgcatatacataatcaaccaaatcttgttttgaaacgttagaataaaataattttaaatcagcagtttctcaagggtatcaaaatatgtgtttgtcccattccaatgtctttttgtaagggctgagttgaaccttgtcaacaaattaactgcaaaagaaatgtcaggtcttgtacaatttgtaagatacataacagtcccaattgcactaatatatggaacttctgatccgttaatatcttcatgatcttcttggggatgaaatggatcagtgtcaatattgagtgatctaacaaccaattggttttatctttaaaaaatgttttaaaatcttttcactataagttgtttgatgtacaagtagaccattaggcatatgctcaatttgcaatccaaggtaatacttggtttttttcaagattttttatttcaaaataattttttagaagttgaataatttcatagatttctttatctgttcatatgatgttaagaacattgacataaacaactacgatcagatatccgaacattgtttttataaaacatacgtgcaaaataagtttataagtatacccatttttttttatcaagtagtcatttaatcggttatgccacatacgtcccgtttgtataaacccatttagaaatctttgtgatttaatggaatatattcccttggattttacattagatgcttatgataccttaaccctttaggtatattcatatatatcactattaagtgatccatacagataagtagtaacaacattcatgagatgcatttaaataactaccaggtttattaagtatctaataagtaattgtatccattacaggaggataagttttcctcctaattcatttctggtctttgtgggaaatattgagttacaagtctagttttgccttgtaacttcatttgcacatttcttttcggataaaaattcatttgtatcccatacgtttcacatctttaaaagtgataacgattgatccgaaaacttttcttttatcgagcgattctaattcagctcgtattgctcctttccattgagcttaatcatgtccattttgtatattcaatgatagattttagttccagatcatcatctttattcatgaagtcattgtaacattatatgaaaatatctcatagagattttaatttcattttggttccataatattgcataatttatcgcaattttagtattttcatttatcaatatcctctgcagaaggaatattgatttgtggttcttcttgaacactttcttttacctcattatcagctgattttctttttcgaggatttttatcttcggaaccaattgatcttccacgtttgatgcgtggcaaagactcaacagtgacattattgccagctttttggaatttcagttcgagctggagcatttatcgctggtatatatgatttagtcacttttttttatatctgtaaatgcataaagtaattaatttgcaagttcttgcatatgcattatttttgaactttcgtttcacattcttttgtgcgagttcaatataccttaattgatgttcacatcatgaagcatcattttattttttatttttatttctccccctaatctagggaacaatgttttattaaaatgacaatcagcaaaacgtgctgtaaaaccatcacccatcatgggttcaatatatcctatgattgaagatgttttatatccaaaatatattaccatctttctttgaagaatcaTTTTATTGTGTCGTGGTGAtaaaattggaacatacactgcacaaccaatgttctaaggtggaaaatatttggctcttggccaaaatcaagtattgagtgaaaatatttatgacttccacatggtataatgcgaattaatgtcgcagcatgtaaatttacatgtccacatataaatattgagagatttgtacttattatcaattgtctagttattagctgcaagcgtttatctattgattcagctaaactaattttgtgtatgcacatgagtaactggatgttcaacaacaatccctgtagatatataatgatcattaaatgcttgagatgttaactcactagcattatcaagtctcatccttttaatggtgtaatcagaataatgtattctcaatttaataatttgtgcaagaaactttgcaaatgccatattacggcttgataacatacaaatatgagaccatccgctagatgcgtctattagaaccatgaaatatcaaaatggttcacatgatggatgaattggttcatatatcttaccttgaattctttcaaggaatatttgtgattctttttcacaatatacttttcattaatcaccatatgtgctttccattaatcaccatatgtgtttttttttcatAAACCACCATATGTactttttcatcatatatccttttcaccatatacgcttttaatcatatgcgctgtgtttttcaccatatgcgcttttaatcatatgcgcttttaatcatatgcgctgtgcttttcatcatatgcgctttttatcatatgcgcttatcatatgcgctgcgtttttcatcatatgcgcttttataatatgcgctttttatgtaaatagtaaattaattaatttcgttttactattcatatgaattaatttcgatttactattttgttaattgagtaatatatatacatcatatacttgtgactccgaaggctcaaatgaatttgaccatatagttatatgttgtaccttgcatattaattttcagtagaagctttagatgcatattttttttttcttgatgaactatttgtttcatatctagcttaggcaaatattgtgaacatttggtccctataagagcatttatcttttagacttttagttgatttgtacttgtcacaattaggggtaacacccgcgggtcgtggatgcgaatCCATTGGaaccatcacccgtacccgcggatttgttttttttttaccataactttcctttttttttttacgttacccgtaaattataaatatatataaaaaaaactttttgtttaaaaaaaagccacttgaccaatttttaattctttcacaacaccctatatcgtgatcgtgacctttcaccaaagcaagagatattcttgataaactaaacattgactcgtgtttggaattgtcggccacaaaaaaaaaattcatttgatgaaagtatatttttttttaattatagaaggagaccacttcattttcaatacttcatttttgacaaaaagctactccattttaccattcttttattttttattttaacttttaagatttacttttaataaaaatacaaactactttttcttattttaacttttaagattataaatttaagaataaacattagtatgcatgaaataaataaacaTTAGTATACAAAGTCATTAGCTATTTTGTATGTTCGTAAAGCACTATTTGACCATCGAGGTCAATTACTCTTGTTTTAAACTTTCAAATGGAAT
The window above is part of the Rutidosis leptorrhynchoides isolate AG116_Rl617_1_P2 chromosome 1, CSIRO_AGI_Rlap_v1, whole genome shotgun sequence genome. Proteins encoded here:
- the LOC139855377 gene encoding pentatricopeptide repeat-containing protein At2g21090 — its product is MPTNFNNQIQRLCVIRSILNSCSEGHITQAVKSLENLAAKGLRLNTKSLAFLLQKCASYKLIKEGKWVHLHMNVTGRKRPGTFLSNHLIYMYVECGNCVAARKVFDKMSVRNVFSWNGIISGYAKLRMMIPARKLFDQMQEKDVVTWNTMIIGYAHDGNNEEALKFYKVLRMLDIGLNEFSFAGVLTVCVNMKDLKLTKQVHCQAFGVGFLSSVVLCSSVIDCYAKCGEMNDARKLFDEMPKQDVLAWTTMVSGYAKWGDMELAKELFNKMPVKNQVSWNALISGYTRHGFGYEALELFTKMMACRVKPDQFTFSSGLCACASIASIKSGKQIHGYLIRTRFTPNTIVVSSLIDMYSKCGNLKLGQLVFKLTGDKHNTILWNTMISALAQHGHGEAAVDMFSDMVKSKVKLDRITFVIVLNACSHSGLVEKGLHFFDKVMHVHDVIPDQEHYACLIDLLGRAGRFDEVVNQLRNMHIKPDARVWKALLGVCKIHGNLELGRKAGEELIELEPGSSVGYVLLSGMYAALGKWDCVAKMRKLMNERDVRKEHGISWLENENKLHAFTVSDKTHSSKDDIESVLEMLATEMEEDDDCFPDAQW
- the LOC139855387 gene encoding dirigent protein 22-like, whose protein sequence is MCKEGVVLMLCAMVMVMPFVQSISQGPKGVEKWFKELPFKKEKVTKLHFYFHDTTTGPSQTAYQVAESNISSTTTTQFGRTFMFDNPLTVEPDIRSLKIGKGQGFFGAASFEEPRFLMNLNFVFTQGKYNGSTLQFLGSNPILEQVREMSIVGGTGIFRLARGIATLQTHFVNATSSIVEYSLVVVHY